From a single Apium graveolens cultivar Ventura chromosome 2, ASM990537v1, whole genome shotgun sequence genomic region:
- the LOC141703678 gene encoding uncharacterized protein LOC141703678: MGSEANFAAASIPKFDGDYDHWSMIMKNFLRSKEYWVAVEKGYNEPDSRDKLTPAEITSLEEMKLKDLKAKNYLFQSIDKSILKTITQKETSKQLWDSVKVKCQGNARVKRAQLNRLRRDFEVLAMKQGESITDYFGRVMTIANDTRNYGEDMADVKIVEKILRTLTDKWNYVVCSIEEAKDIDQLSVDALQSSLLVHEQKFKAGGEEEQALKVTHEDHYGGRGQRRIGLRGGRGQGRGRQPWSKATIESYKCHKLGHFQYECQANYAGVEESEEMVLMAYIEKAGDDKDVVWYIDSGCSNHMCGNLSLFCDVTKGNSKVVRLGNSASMEVAGKGSVCLTIKGINYVVRNVYYVPGLKNNLLSVGQLQERGLAVLMKKNECRIYHDTKGLVFQTNMTENRMFVDIKSQAKQQRSQRRGMSSSSH; this comes from the coding sequence ATGGGTTCAGAAGCAAATTTTGCAGCAGCCTCCATTCCGAAGTTTGATGGTGACTACGATCATTGGAGCATGATCATGAAGAATTTCCTTCGTTCTAAGGAGTACTGGGTTGCTGTTGAAAAGGGTTACAATGAGCCAGATAGTCGAGATAAATTGACACCAGCTGAAATAACAAGCCTGGAAGAGATGAAACTGAAGGATTTGAAGGCCAAGAATTACTTGTTTCAATCAATTGACAAGTCAATTCTCAAGACAATCACTCAGAAGGAGACATCTAAACAGCTCTGGGATTCCGTGAAGGTTAAGTGTCAAGGCAATGCTCGAGTGAAGAGAGCTCAACTCAATCGTTTACGTCGGGATTTTGAAGTTTTGGCAATGAAGCAAGGAGAATCAATCACTGATTACTTTGGAAGAGTAATGACGATTGCCAATGACACGAGGAATTATGGAGAAGACATGGCTGATGTCAAGATCGTTGAGAAGATTTTGAGAACTCTTACTGATAAATGGAACTATGTTGTTTGTTCCATTGAGGAAGCCAAGGACATAGATCAACTATCTGTGGATGCCTTACAGAGTTCTTTGTTGGTTCATGAGCAGAAGTTCAAAGCAGGTGGAGAAGAAGAGCAGGCCTTGAAGGTGACTCATGAGGATCACTATGGTGGAAGAGGACAACGAAGAATTGGTCTTCGAGGAGGTAGAGGACAAGGCAGGGGTCGTCAACCATGGAGTAAGGCAACCATTGAGTCTTACAAATGTCATAAGCTTGGGCATTTTCAGTACGAGTGTCAAGCAAACTATGCAGGTGTGGAAGAATCTGAGGAGATGGTGCTGATGGCATATATTGAGAAGGCTGGAGATGATAAAGATGTGGTGTGGTACATTGACTCTGGGTGCAGCAACCACATGTGTGGCAATTTATCTCTTTTCTGTGATGTAACGAAGGGAAATAGCAAGGTGGTCAGGTTGGGAAACTCTGCGAGCATGGAGGTGGCCGGAAAGGGCAGTGTTTGTTTAACTATCAAGGGGATCAACTACGTTGTACGAAATGTATACTATGTTCCTGGATTGAAGAATAATCTCCTTAGTGTTGGACAACTGCAAGAAAGAGGCTTGGCTGTGCTAATGAAGAAGAATGAGTGTCGCATTTATCACGACACTAAGGGTCTGGTATTTCAAACCAACATGACAGAAAATCGAATGTTTGTTGATATCAAAAGCCAAGCCAAGCAACAAAGATCACAAAGAAGAGGAATGTCTTCAAGTAGTCACTGA